Genomic DNA from Paenibacillus borealis:
CATGGAAGAGTTTGCAGAGTATTTAGCCAAAATCGATAATCCGGTACACCGGGCTGCGACCGAAGAGGTACTTGCCTGGGTGATTCAGGAATTCCCCCAATTAACGCCGAAGATTGCCTGGAACCAGCCGATGTTCACCGATCACGGAACCTATATTATCGGCTTCAGTGTATCCAAAGCGCATATGGCCGTTGCCCCCGAGAAGGCGGGTATGGATCATTTTGCCGATGCCATTAAGCTGGCTGGCTTAGATCATACCAAGCTGCTGGTGCGTATGAAATGGACGAGCCCGGTTGATTACACCATACTCAGACAAATGATCGAGTACAACATTGCGGATAAGGCTGACTGTACAACTTTTTGGCGGGCATAGAAGCCAGGGATGAAACACCGGGACCAGCCAAGAAAAAAGGACGTGCAGGATAGCACGTCCATTGTATGACATATCATTTTACAGGATAACCCCAGTGACAATCTTGCGGTGATCCGATACATAAGCTCTGAATTTATTCTCTTGTGCTGCATCCTCGAATGATTGCTTAGCGATGAACCAGTATTCCTGTTGACCATGGAATAGTAAGTAATAGCCTTTATTCTCCCACACCCGGGTGAATGAGCCCCATTTCATGATGGACTGATCTACTTCCGGGCTAAAGTTGATCCCTTCTGCATCAAACAGATATTCGAATTCCTTGTTGTACCTTGTATCTGCCGACAGGATCTTTGGCAGCAGCAAGGTACGCATAACAATCGACATAGCGATCGTAAGCACAAGCGTTATCGATATCCCGAGGAGTATGATGGATTCGTTCTTAACGTATAGAATCATACAAACGGCTACAAACACCGCTTGAACCCCAATCGAGAGAATGGATTTCCACGAATGGAAATACAGTGCCCGCGCGACCTTTTGAATATGTTTCCCGTAATGAAAGCTGATTGTCTCCATTTTGTCACCCTTTATCTGTTCACTTAATAACCTCAGTAGTATAGCATTCATTACACGAATCCCATAGCGGATAAAATAGCTTGCCGCCTTCTTCATTCTACTTGGAGCTAGCCTCCACCGACGGCTCTGGTCCCAGCTTCACGAACAGCGTAGCAATCAGCGCGATCAGAAAACCAGTCACGCAGGCGATCAGGAAACCGCCGAACCCGTCCCCCAGGTAAGCAGGCAACGTAGCCAGCCCCGGAAATGCGAAAGAGATCGCGGCAGAGCCGAACATCCCGACCATTCCGCCTCCGATCGCTCCCGCGCAGCAGACAATGACCATTGGCTTACGCATGGGCAGGTTCACACCGAACATCGCGGGCTCGGTAACTCCGAACAAGGCTGAAATAGACGCGGACAAACATAAGGTTTTGAACTTCTTATCTTTGGCCTTGATGAACACGGCGAGCGCGGCTCCTGCCTGTGCGAAGGAAGCCGGACCCATCAGTGCGAGGATGGTATCCGAACCATTCACGCTGATATTGTTAATCGCCAGCGGCACGAGACTCCAGTGCAACCCGAAGATTACCATCGGTTGAATAATCGCGCCAAGCACCATTCCCGCCCCTGCCGAGCTGAGATTATATACAGAGCGGTATCCTTCAGCAAGCACGTCTCCGGCAAGTGAGCCGACCGGACCGAACACCAGCAGCGTCACGGCGGACACTGTAACAATCGAGATCAACGGTGTGAAAAACTCCCGGATGACCTCAGGCAATATTTTAACGCAGAATCGTTCTACATACACTAAGAGGCCTACCGCAAGGATGATCGGAATGGCGCTCGAAGGATAGTTAACGGGAGTAATACTCATCCCGAGAAATTGTATGATTTCCTGGTTGTCAAACAGCGTGGTCAGGCTCGGGTACAGCAGCACTCCGGCAATCACAACGGCAGTAAAAGGGTTAGCCCCGAATTTGCGGGCGGCTGTAAAGGCAAGCAGCAGCGGGAGATAGTAGAACAGACTGTCCGCCATCGCATTCAGCACGGTATATGTGCCCTCCGTCTTGCTGATGATTTCCAGCGCAGCCGCCCCGGCGAGTAAACCCTTCATAATGCCTGCCGCACTCAGAATATTAACGATTGGAAGAAAGATTCCGGAAATGCCGTCAATGATGACATTGACAATACTTCTCCTGACTTGCTTCGCAGGTATTTCCTCATGCTTCTCTTCCATATGTTCCTCCTGCACCTATACTTAAATCTTGACATAAATGACCCGTAAGAAGGGGCACTTTATTCAAAGCTGCCCTCTTACGGGTCACCGTCAGACCGGCATTATTGCCGGCTCTTTAGAATACTTTAGTTGTCCACGATTCACAGTTCCAGATATCCGTCACGATATCGCGGTAAAATTCAGGTTCATGGGAAATCAGCAGGATGCTTCCTTTATAAGCTTTGAGCGCACGCTGCAGCTCTTCCTTGGCATCTACATCGAGATGGTTGGTCGGCTCATCCAGTACAAGCAGGTTGCTATCACGGTTGATCAGCTTGCACAAACGTACTTTGGCTTTCTCGCCGCCGCTTAAGACCGCAATCTTGCTCTCGATATGCTTGGTCGTCAGGCCGCATTTGGCTAGTGCCGCCCGGATTTCAAATTGGGAGTAGGACGGGAACTCGTTCCAGATCTCTTCAATACAGGTGTTGTAATTCGATTCCTTCATTTCCTGTTCGAAATAACCGATCTCCAGCAGATCCCCGAGTCTGACCGAGCCTGAAATGGCTTGAATCTGGCCGAGAATGCTGCGCAGCAGCGTCGTTTTACCGATCCCGTTCGCACCTACAAGGGCAATCTTCTGTCCCCGCTCCATGCTCAGATCAAGCGGTCTGGACAATGGGGAATCGTAGCCGATCACCAGATCCTTCGCTTCAAAAATCACCTTGCCGGAGGTCCGGCCCTGCTTGAAGTTAAATTGCGGCTTCGGCTTCTCCTTGGCAATCTCGATGACATCCATCTTATCCAGCTTCTTCTGCCGGGACATCGCCATATTACGGGTAGCTACGCTGGCCTTGTTACGCGCAACGAAGTCCTTCAGGTCGGCAATTTCCTGCTGCTGGCGTTTGAAGGCCGATTCCAGCTGCGATTTCTTCGCTTCATACACCTGCTGGAAATACTCATAATCGCCCACATAACGTGACAGCGACTGATTCTCCATATGATAGATCAGGTTGATTACGCTGTTCAGGAACGGAATGTCATGCGAAATTAGAATGAAGGCATTCTCGTAATCCAGCAAATAACGCTTCAGCCAGTTGATATGCTGTTCATCCAGATAGTTCGTAGGCTCATCGAGCAGCAGGATGTCCGGCTTCTCCAGCAGCAACTTAGCCAGCAGAACCTTGGTCCGTTGACCGCCGCTGAGATCGTTAACGTCTTTGTCCAGACCGATGTCTGTAAGACCCAGTCCGCGGGCCGTTTCATCGATTTTGGCATCGATCATATAGAAATCCTGGCTGGTCAGCATGTCCTGAATCGTTCCAACGTCCTCCAGCAGCTGCTCCAGCTCCTCCGGGGTGACCTCGCCCATCTTGCCGTACATATCGTTCATCTCTTGTTCCATATCGAACAGATATTGGAAGGCTCCGCGCAGAACATCACGGATGGATTGTCCCTGCTGAAGTACAGCATGCTGATCCAGATAACCGGCGCGCATGCGTTTCGCCCATTCCACCTTGCCTTCGTCCGGCTGCAGCTTGCCGGTAATGATATTCATGAAGGTCGATTTACCTTCACCATTGGCACCAATCAGACCGATATGCTCGCCCTTCAACAGGCGGAAGGACACATCGGTGAATATGGCCCGGTCTCCGAAACCGTGACTCAGCTTTTCTACATTTAATATGCTCATGAAATTAACACCTTTTCCTTTATTCTATATTCTCGTCATATTATAAAGGCTAAAGCGCCACAACTCCAGACGGTTTGCAAAAAAAGGCGAAAAAACACTAACATGGGGTTAGTGTCGTAAGCCTTGACCTCTCTTGGAACATAGACATCGTTCTTGGTCTCAATCCATGCATTGGGCGAAGCGCTCCGTTATTTGGATGCCTCTGTGCCAGTCCGTCCCTCCGCCTTCAATCGTCCAGCATGCCTCAAGCACACCCCGCACCACACCCCACATCGCGATTCGGCGGGGCTCCAGGCCAAGGCGGTCAGCCATCATCCCAATCCGGCTGCGCAGCACCTGTTCGGAATCCCCACCCCGATCCGTATAGTTAAGCAAATACTGGATCGTATCGAAATGAAGATCGCCGATGATGCCTTTAGGATCAATGACTACCCATTGCTCTTCCCCTTGGCGGAGGATGTTGTCATGATGCAGATCACCGTGCAGCAGATAATTCTCTTCCGTGGTGTTAATGAGATAAACCAGACATTCTTCGGCATTCTCCACCCAGCTCTCAGCCAGCGGCGCTGCAGTTTCTCCATCGCCGAACCGCTCGCGGTATCGCTCTATGGCCGCGAAGTGATGCTTCATGGAAGGGTACAGACTGCCGGCTGGTGCAGGAAGCTGAAGGCGCTGAAATACTTCACA
This window encodes:
- a CDS encoding iron chaperone, whose product is MEEFAEYLAKIDNPVHRAATEEVLAWVIQEFPQLTPKIAWNQPMFTDHGTYIIGFSVSKAHMAVAPEKAGMDHFADAIKLAGLDHTKLLVRMKWTSPVDYTILRQMIEYNIADKADCTTFWRA
- a CDS encoding YcxB family protein — translated: METISFHYGKHIQKVARALYFHSWKSILSIGVQAVFVAVCMILYVKNESIILLGISITLVLTIAMSIVMRTLLLPKILSADTRYNKEFEYLFDAEGINFSPEVDQSIMKWGSFTRVWENKGYYLLFHGQQEYWFIAKQSFEDAAQENKFRAYVSDHRKIVTGVIL
- a CDS encoding PTS transporter subunit EIIC codes for the protein MEEKHEEIPAKQVRRSIVNVIIDGISGIFLPIVNILSAAGIMKGLLAGAAALEIISKTEGTYTVLNAMADSLFYYLPLLLAFTAARKFGANPFTAVVIAGVLLYPSLTTLFDNQEIIQFLGMSITPVNYPSSAIPIILAVGLLVYVERFCVKILPEVIREFFTPLISIVTVSAVTLLVFGPVGSLAGDVLAEGYRSVYNLSSAGAGMVLGAIIQPMVIFGLHWSLVPLAINNISVNGSDTILALMGPASFAQAGAALAVFIKAKDKKFKTLCLSASISALFGVTEPAMFGVNLPMRKPMVIVCCAGAIGGGMVGMFGSAAISFAFPGLATLPAYLGDGFGGFLIACVTGFLIALIATLFVKLGPEPSVEASSK
- a CDS encoding ABC-F family ATP-binding cassette domain-containing protein, producing MSILNVEKLSHGFGDRAIFTDVSFRLLKGEHIGLIGANGEGKSTFMNIITGKLQPDEGKVEWAKRMRAGYLDQHAVLQQGQSIRDVLRGAFQYLFDMEQEMNDMYGKMGEVTPEELEQLLEDVGTIQDMLTSQDFYMIDAKIDETARGLGLTDIGLDKDVNDLSGGQRTKVLLAKLLLEKPDILLLDEPTNYLDEQHINWLKRYLLDYENAFILISHDIPFLNSVINLIYHMENQSLSRYVGDYEYFQQVYEAKKSQLESAFKRQQQEIADLKDFVARNKASVATRNMAMSRQKKLDKMDVIEIAKEKPKPQFNFKQGRTSGKVIFEAKDLVIGYDSPLSRPLDLSMERGQKIALVGANGIGKTTLLRSILGQIQAISGSVRLGDLLEIGYFEQEMKESNYNTCIEEIWNEFPSYSQFEIRAALAKCGLTTKHIESKIAVLSGGEKAKVRLCKLINRDSNLLVLDEPTNHLDVDAKEELQRALKAYKGSILLISHEPEFYRDIVTDIWNCESWTTKVF
- a CDS encoding aminoglycoside phosphotransferase family protein, encoding MNELYGKQGVAWAEALPDLITDCADRFGINPEAPFSNLSYNYVLRAKSGNGKPAVLKLSFMKDELAREVSVLRAYEGRGAIHVLDADEDWGVALLEGADPGTPLSAIEDDAKSTNIFCEVFQRLQLPAPAGSLYPSMKHHFAAIERYRERFGDGETAAPLAESWVENAEECLVYLINTTEENYLLHGDLHHDNILRQGEEQWVVIDPKGIIGDLHFDTIQYLLNYTDRGGDSEQVLRSRIGMMADRLGLEPRRIAMWGVVRGVLEACWTIEGGGTDWHRGIQITERFAQCMD